From the genome of Pelosinus fermentans DSM 17108:
TATGTGTACTCTTGTCTTACTTTGTAGCCGAATCTTCATTTTTTTCCTTTTTTATGTCAGAAATTTTTTCTTTTACATCACTCATGATTTCATGTGATTTTTCAGAAAGCCTTTCTTTGGCCTCGTCTACCAGATCTTGGGTCTTAACCGATATTTCTTTAATTGTCTCCGTTAAATCCTGCGCATTTTTTGCAAGATCAGTTCTAGTGTCTTTGCCAGCCTTAGGTGCCAGCAGTACTCCAGCAACTGCTCCAATTGTCATCCCTAGAGTAGCACCAATTGCCACCTTTCGGCGTACTTGTTTCTCACGTTTTCTTTTACCCTTCTGCAATAAATCCAATATAGACATAGCCTCGTCCTCCCATCTTAATCATTAATTAGTAGATATGATATAAAATTACATCTTAGCTACTTTTTTTCCTGCGATAACTGCAATAAAGATTATTATGAAAAAAGATATACTTTTATTAAAAGTATATAAAATAAATGCAAAAATACGACCAGGCATCTGTGCCTAGTCGTACTCTTATTTACTTAAAGCGACTTACAAACTTTTTATATTCGTCTTCCGCTTTATCTTTGGTATAACCATATCGTTCTTGAAGAATCCCAACCAACTTTTCTGTTTTGCCTTCAAGCTGCGTAATGTCATCATCAGTAAGCTTACCCCACTGCTCTTTCAGCCCGCCTTTTAACTCTTTCCATTTACCTTTTAAAATGTCCTGGTTCATTTTAATTCCTCCCCTGTTATTTAATGGTAAGGATCTTACCTATATATTCCTTAAATCCTTTGCGATCTCCTTCGTTATAAGCAACAAGATCTATCACAAAAAACATCACTATTTTTATACACATTAGATAATAATTCCATTCCGTCTTAAAATCTAAGCATGTATCACAATTATCACGAGTCAGGATTCAACACCAGAGGAAGTCGTTTCCAATAAAGATAACAATTTTAACGCAACGGATAGATCCATGCGAACCTTTAATGAATCTAAATCAACACCCAGCATTTTTTCCAAATTTCTTTTACGAAAAACAACGGTTTGTGGATGCACAAAAAGCCGTTTGCCGATTGTCTGAGCCGATGCTCCAGTTATCACTTCTTTGAGAGTGGCAAGCAATTCACTTTGCTCACATTTGCCCTCAGGATTCAATAGCATTC
Proteins encoded in this window:
- a CDS encoding CsbD family protein, whose product is MNQDILKGKWKELKGGLKEQWGKLTDDDITQLEGKTEKLVGILQERYGYTKDKAEDEYKKFVSRFK
- a CDS encoding YtxH domain-containing protein → MSILDLLQKGKRKREKQVRRKVAIGATLGMTIGAVAGVLLAPKAGKDTRTDLAKNAQDLTETIKEISVKTQDLVDEAKERLSEKSHEIMSDVKEKISDIKKEKNEDSATK